Part of the Candidozyma auris chromosome 4, complete sequence genome, CATCCCTCTTTTCATCCAGCTCAAGGCGTCGTGCTTTTACATTTCGTTGAAAGACTATCCTTTGCCTCTCCTTTTGTTCCCGGAAAACGACAAGTCCTCTCAGGGTATGGACTTGAAGGGTAATGTTGTGATCAATGAGAAGCTTGTATTAAGAGAGGAGGAAATGAGACATATCTATGTTCCTTTCACTGCAGCAGCCGTGAAGGAGAGGTCTGTTGATAATTTCTACTCCACCAATGTCCCACGTACTCTCACTCCAGTGAAAATGATGTTTGATATTTCATGCTTGGTGGACACTGAGAAGCCATGTATATTGAACTGGTCGAAATCTTACCAGTCTGCAATTCTGAGCGCTGCTAGTGCTTTAGATAATTTCTCCAAACCTCCAGTCGATGATTCCCCTATTGGATGGTGGGATAAGATGGCCTTGATAATGCACGGCAAGCTCAAGTTCGAGTTCCCCAATGAGTTATGCTTCCACATGAAGAGCTCCTCCGATCCGTACAAGATAGTGGGAAAAAATGCTGGTTTTATGTGGGCTTGGAAAAATGGAGTTGAACTCAAGTTCAACTACACTGGTGACCAAAGAGAGCTTGTCATGCTTGACTCTTATGATTTTGTCTTCGGTGTTCCTGATTGCTCGTATGCTAAGGGCTTGCCCTGGAGCTCAATGCATCCTTTCAACGATGATAGTCATATCGACTCGTACGACGGCAGGACTTTTAAAAAGCAAGTGATGAAGTTTTCTTCGGATGAGAAGGTAAGATGGAGACTTGGCCTTTTGTTCGAAAGGAATGAGGATGTGACCTGTCACGATGTAAGTGCTGACTACAAGCGTACGAACGAGTTCAAACCCCATTACGATGTTATTATTACAAATCCTGAATTTGAATGGCATCCAGACTCGTACGAAGGTTACAGATCTGACTACTTACACCTTGCAATTGGGGTAActtcaatctcaaagaAGGGCAACAGTCATAACACAGCATATCTCACTCCGGTTGCATTTCAATACTTTTTCTATTGGTGGCATAGCATTTCTAACACCGTTTCCATGCCGGTAAGACAGGGTAAACTTTATCCAACGACGGCGATGAAAACATCCATTAAAATGGGTCCACATCTTGTGACTTTCAAGTATCAACTCATTTTGGAACCACTTGCGGTCAGCCATATGTACACATCCTATGAAAACCTGGACCAGGGTCCTCATGTAATTGTGACTGGCTTGAAAGGTAAGAGCACGAAATGTCATATAGATCTTCATCAGAGGAAGGAGGTCATCAGATATGTCAATGAGAAATTGGGAATAGACAAGAAAGTGCATCACATGAAGCTTCATTTAGGCGAAGTGAGAGTGTGCGACGCTGACATTAGAGCCATTAAGGCCACTTTCAAGGACCCTTCAATTCGTGGTTATGTAATGGCTCACTTTACTAGCCAAGTCAATGAACCTTTTGACCCCGAGAAGTATCATGAGCATGTCGCCATGCGTATGGAGACGATTCGCTCCTCTAACTGGATCAAGTCAATCGAGTGCTCTGAACTGGATCTTGCTTGGCTTGATCAGGATGACTTTGTTGAGCTAGAGCTTCGAGAGGAGCTCTCCGCAGATCCAAAAATTACGGTTCTACCATTCTTCACTACTCCTCGATTCACGTACTTCCGTGAGTTCACATTGGAAAAGCATGCTCACAAGTACCCGTTCCGAAATGAACCATCTCATGTATGTTACATCGGTGGTGAAACGCCCGAACTGGTTCAGGCGGAtatcttgaaaaaaagagcagCGTCTCTTATGGATGAAATACGCTCAAACCAGACGGTCATTCAAAATCTACATGACGCTAATGGCTCGCACGATCATTCTGAGATACAACGCTTGCAGAAAGAATGTGAAGATTATGAGGACAGAATCGATGTGGTGAACGAGATGTATCAAGAATGTACCGATGCTACTGAAGATGTTCGTCTGTTCTGTGGAGGCTCCAAGTCAGTTGATGGCAAGAGCGTAATCAATGGACAAGGAGATAATCATGCTGATGCCAACAGtatcaaaaagagaatgtCAAATGTCCAATCTTTATACTCTGGGTACTCTGGCTACAAGTCAATAGCAGGTGAGGTCACTTCAGAGAATTCTGGCTTCAGTGAATTCCACAATCGATTTTTATTCCACAGTCTCACACTCAAATGGAACAATCAAACTCGAAACCTCGTTACGGCTTATATGGCATTAATTGGCGTCAGAAGAACAGAAACCCTCATGATGTCCAAGAAGGCAGTTGACCTTATTGAGAGCTTCGTGAAACAGAAACGCCAGATGGAGGAACAAACAAACGAAGAGCCGGATGAGCAGTTTAAGCTGACATTCCGAAGCTCGGGAGATGTCATTCAGGAATTCGAGGAGTATCTCAACTCGTTAACCTCGGATAATCACGAAATGGAGCATAAATTCCTCGTTAAGTTCATTAGACCTCAAATTCAACTTGAAAGTGAGGTCGATCCAAACTCTATGGTATCAGTCACCTCTGATGACATCGAAATGAGGATTCTCTCCGAGAACATTGCTGGCGCAGACGATGTCATCGGTGACAGTAACGAGGAGGAAGTTAATGCTGTCGAGTCTCGATACGGAGTTCTCTTCAAGGATATGCAAGCATTTGTTTTTCACAGGGAGAATTTTTCTCTGGATGCAAAGAGCCCGTATGGCGATGTCTCCAGAAATACATGGCCACCATCAGTGGACTGTGAAGCATGTATTGATGATAGTTGGCTTGAGGATGACCTTGTGATTGAGAAAACATCTATGGCTTTGATGTACAAGAAGCCCAACTTTTTGTCCTTAGAGTACGCTGCAAAGTTGAATGCAGATGAGCTCAGCGTTCACTTGGCCAAGATTGTTGTGAACGCTACGTCGAGGCAATACTCAGCCATATACTACATCATGCTtaatctccttcttgatggcaaGGCTGCCAaagaacaacttcatcaacgaTTTGACCAGATCATAGAATTCTCGACCTTGGAAGATACGACTGGTCTTGCCGAAAAGGTGAAGCTATTGCAGGAAAACATTAAGGTTTGTCAGCATATTCTCTTGTCAATGGAAGAAACCTTGAATCATCAAAGCCTAGATGATCGAAGAGGAAAATCCCATGTGGAACTTGAGATGGATAAGATGATGGTTCAACTCACCATGATAACACTGGCCCTCAAGTCGGCTTCATCGCAAGGAAAGGGCAACCGCGGCGTTGGCAAATACTGGAACATTTACGCTGATCAAGTTATTTGGCATCTTGTTgaaaactcaaaagagccttTAGTCGACTTGGCCTTGGCTCCCTCCAAATTTCAGCGTATTGACATGGTGGATGGTTCGAACACCAATCTTATCGAAATCTCCATGATGCAAGCCTTCAACTTGCGTCGCAAAGCTGCATATCCTGATTTCATGCTGCCCTTGATCAACGACTCCACTTATCAAAAAAACAAGCCTGTCGTGACAATGTCATGGAAAATGCTCAGCCGTGTTGGAGGCATTAGGATAATGAGAAACGCCAAGTTGAGTTGCCAGCCTGCAAGTCTTCAGCTTGATTACGATTCTGCCCAAATACTCCTTGAATACTTGTTCCCTAAAGATGAAAAGGGAACCAACAAGCAGGAAAATGAGAATGGCAACTTAGGTCGGGAGTACGGTAACTCAGAAGATCTGGATGGAAGTTATGAGAGTAACCTGTCTAAGAGCAAGCAAATGAATAATTCTTTTAGAAGGATGTTTGCGAGAAGAAATGGCAGCCCCAGTCAGGATGCTAGCTCTGCTGACTCACCTAAAAAAAGCTTCATGGACGATTCTAGCAGTGTGGACAATTCGTCCACTCAACTTTCATCTGCTGACTTACCCTCATTTAACTCAACCACGAAATGGACACAAggaatgaagagaaagcaCCAGAAAAGAGCTGAATCTGTTGACGAACTTTCAGTCATCATGAACCGTTCGTCTAAGTTCTTTGTTATCGATGAGATTGAGCTTACAGGAATGAAACTCAGAATGAGTTTCAAGGCGCCTAAGCACCTCAACATTATTGATGTTCATAAGCTCATGATATCGATCCCATCGTTGCATTACAAGCAGAAAACGTGGTCTGGAGAGGATCTCATTCTTCAGTTaaaaaaagagattgtGAAGATTGTGTTATCGCACACTGGTAAAATTATCGGTAACAAGTTCAAGCACAGAAAGAGGCCAGGTAACAAAGAACCACTCAAGCAAATCACGGACTTTACTCATTACGTGGCGCTAGACGATttacaagaagagaacacTCTAAGCGAGTCTTCTTCCGAACAAGAGGTTGtcacaagatcaagcattCTGCCAGGGCAGACCGAGGAGCTGAGGAAGTCTCGTACTCCATCTATTGCGAGAGAGAAAGCgccaattttgaaaattgacTCAACAAATTCCTAGCCTTATGAATGTATCACAAAGCTTATGTATCATCAATTCCAATTGTAGTTTCAACAAATATCCTCCATAGTCTCACGAAATGGGGGAACACGCCAATTTTGTGAAACCACAGACCAAGAATCTTAATTAAAGTGTAACTCATGATCATAATAGACCACCGAATACCAAAAGGCTTAAGAAATAGTAGATTTTATGACTCAATGAGGCAACACTTTTTATTTCACTACTAAGGCTACTGTTAGGATATTCCATACAGCGGTATTCGCAGAGGCTTTGGCTAGGctaaaaaaagaagatagGGATAGAGATCTAACCGATTGAGagcaaaaagcaaaatctATTATCAAGCAGCAACACAATTCCATCTCAAAGACCAAAAACTTCtaattgatttttttcaatcacTTTTCTTTGGTGTTTCCTTCCCGTCTCTCCTTCCTTCTAGAAGCCAAGAGGTCTTCCTCCATACAGACCCCCTGGCCCCAGCCCACATAGGCCATGCACAAGTGCTATCGGTATAGACCTCATACATAGTGTCCCTTCAGCCAATTGCACACAATTACCTCAAAAGATGGCCTTTTTTGAGGCTCTCAAAGATAAAGCCGTCAGCACTTTGAACCAGGTGCTTGACAGACCCCCCGCAAACGGCTTGACCAAAGATGAGGCCTTTTGCAGGGAACACAACCTTCCTGACGGGGAGGTGGTTTTAGACGAGCTGGCGGTGGAAATTAGTTGCAAGCCAGAGAATTCGAAGGAAGCGTACAGCGCACAGTATCCGCAAGGGCGGATCTACTTGACTCAGCACTTTTTGGTGTTCAAAGATGTGTTTGACCGAAGAAACTGCTCGTTTGTAATTCATTTGAGCACAATTAGAAAGGTGGAGAGGTTGCCCACCAGTTCGTACGGGTTTGCCTTGTCGCTAGCCACGCACAGCAGAGTGAACATCAGGATGTACTTGGTAGGGATGCGATCGGAAAGCGAGCGGTTCTCGTCgcaattgaagatggctctcaagaagaacttgcccaatgtgaagaagctccCTCCCTTTATACAAACGTGCTACTCGGAGTACTTGTTGGCGAAAAACAAAGTGAGCACAGAAAAAGTGGAGCTGATGCCATCGGGCGGCTTGGGagtcaagttcaagttcCCGGGGGATGCCAGAGCCAACAGAGATAAGAccaagatgaagttgtGGTTCGACTTGTTTCGTGTAGATGGACGCAACTTGTCGCTTATAAAGACTCCAATGTTCTACAAGTTGATACGGGTCGGACTCCCCAATAGACTTAGAGGTGAGATCTGGGAACTATGCTGCGGTTCTATGTACCTCAGGCTCGACCACACCGGCGAGTATGAGAAGCTCCTAAAAGACAATGAGGGAAAGAACTCGGTGGCAATCGACGAGATCTCAAAGGACTTGAATCGTTCATTGCCCGAGTATGCCGCGTACCAGGACAAGGAGGGCATAGACAGATTGCGAAGGGTACTCACGGCCTATTCTTGGAAGAACCCCGATATCGGCTATTGTCAGGCCATGAATATTGTGGTGGCGGCCTTGTTAATCTACATGTCTGAAGAACAGGCTTTCTGGTGTCTCAATGTCTTGATTGATCATGTCGTGCCTGGGTATTACTCAAGAACTATGTATGGCACTTTGTTGGACCAAAGGGTGTTTGAGTCTCTTGTGGAAAACTCGATGCCAGTATTATGGAGTCACATTTCCAAGTACGATATCCAATTGTCGGTGATTTCCTTGCCATGGTTCCTTTCATTATACCTCACCTCCATGCCGTTGGTTTTTGCATTCAGGATTCTCGACGTGTTCTTTCTCCAGGGCCCCAAGACTTTATTTCAAGTGGCATTGGCGATTCTAAAGCTTAATGGagaggagcttttgaaagccGAGGATGACGGCACATTTGTGTCCATTCTCAAGGAGTATTTTCTCACCTTGGACCATTCTGCCCATCCAAATGCGGCTAACCCTAAATTCAGCCAGGTAACCAAGTTTCAGGAGCTCATGGTGACAGCTTTCAAGGAGTTCTCTGTCATAAATGAGGATGTCATTGAGAAACACAGAAAAAAGCACAGAAATACCATCTATTCAAGTATAACGACATTTGTCAAGAGAACGGAGTTGCGCAACTTgccaaaaactcaaaacATTTCTCAGTCAGACGTATCATTACTTTATGATAGATTCTATTCAATTGTCACGTCTACAATTACTGTTGGGACAGGTTCCTCGCAAATGAACTTCGATGCATTCAAAATATTTATGCAACAAATTTGTGACTGGGTCGAGACTGAAACCAGTGAGGATGCCGAAAAGCAAGAAACATTTTTACGTCGACTCTTTGAGCACTGGGATTCTAGTTCGGAAGGAGCCTTGTCTTTGGCTGATTTGGTTGTCggcttgaacaagatgtTGGAGCCTGACTTGCTCACCTCGATTTCAAATTTCTTTGCGCTTTATAGCAAGGATAATAAGGTTGATCGTGAGGGAATTTTGACAATTTCCGAAGACCTTCTCTACATCACGGCACCTTGGAAGAAAGGGCTATTGTTGGATTCGCTCACAGAAGGCGCTATAGAAAACGCCATCGCAGATGAGTTGTacaagaagcaaaaagaagcggGAGCGGAGAACGGGGAAGGCATTCAAATTCCCCTGACGTTTGATATCGACAAACAAAGGATAGAAAATATGCAATTGGAGAGGTATCTTGCCGCCGCGAGCACCTTTATTCAAAGGGCTTTTGAGTACGCTCAGcctgttgaagatgaagaggtcCTTATCGAAGAGCTCAAAATCGacaactccatcaagaGTAATGCCGCCTTGAACCCGAATACCCCAGTGTATCTCAATTTGCCCACATTCCGAATGGTGGTTTTGGCAGACGAGACGTACGAACTATTCTTCAGCCACACTTTCCGTAACTCTT contains:
- the GYP2 gene encoding GTPase-activating protein MDR1, which produces MAFFEALKDKAVSTLNQVLDRPPANGLTKDEAFCREHNLPDGEVVLDESAVEISCKPENSKEAYSAQYPQGRIYLTQHFLVFKDVFDRRNCSFVIHLSTIRKVERLPTSSYGFALSLATHSRVNIRMYLVGMRSESERFSSQLKMALKKNLPNVKKLPPFIQTCYSEYLLAKNKVSTEKVESMPSGGLGVKFKFPGDARANRDKTKMKLWFDLFRVDGRNLSLIKTPMFYKLIRVGLPNRLRGEIWELCCGSMYLRLDHTGEYEKLLKDNEGKNSVAIDEISKDLNRSLPEYAAYQDKEGIDRLRRVLTAYSWKNPDIGYCQAMNIVVAALLIYMSEEQAFWCLNVLIDHVVPGYYSRTMYGTLLDQRVFESLVENSMPVLWSHISKYDIQLSVISLPWFLSLYLTSMPLVFAFRILDVFFLQGPKTLFQVALAILKLNGEELLKAEDDGTFVSILKEYFLTLDHSAHPNAANPKFSQVTKFQELMVTAFKEFSVINEDVIEKHRKKHRNTIYSSITTFVKRTELRNLPKTQNISQSDVSLLYDRFYSIVTSTITVGTGSSQMNFDAFKIFMQQICDWVETETSEDAEKQETFLRRLFEHWDSSSEGALSLADLVVGLNKMLEPDLLTSISNFFALYSKDNKVDREGILTISEDLLYITAPWKKGLLLDSLTEGAIENAIADELYKKQKEAGAENGEGIQIPSTFDIDKQRIENMQLERYLAAASTFIQRAFEYAQPVEDEEVLIEELKIDNSIKSNAALNPNTPVYLNLPTFRMVVLADETYELFFSHTFRNSFHIDRPLDSKVNTMRNLRDMFDGLIADGREVAKKVRRRMDSAASPPHQSETSSLKSGKSAKVHEEEEERDDDFGVIDINEDDKNLVLGAEAQVGISSINNTQEEAKRIASLEAEEKAAKEGKHKKDENLIEFETR